One genomic region from Bufo bufo chromosome 3, aBufBuf1.1, whole genome shotgun sequence encodes:
- the MSANTD4 gene encoding myb/SANT-like DNA-binding domain-containing protein 4, translating to MTLQPSMIKQLKRKRKSNFSVQETQTLLTEIKKRREVIFSKQLNTTINEMKRKAWEEIAECVNALGEGEQRTGTEVKRRYLDWRSLIKRKSLNSDLKIGNSGMHLPLSDIDSIIDDTDDKPTGLTNDSSLEWKSGPDVREANESMTEIKVEEEEPESFEGPSWKKKISHPCFGIQFNSRQNRIVYNQTPSEEKFEMEEDEMLSNVLPDSREENDLPEEFPRIEEFGSLSSISRIPYKDSHLLINLEKQKLEMERQRLSIEAERLQVEKERLQIERERLRHLDMEHERLQLEKERLQIEREKLRLQVMHAEKTNLENDFVQAEKSVLQPFDIEAEKLKLEREHLQLEKERLQLLKFESEKLHIEKERLQVEKERLRIQREGHLQ from the exons atgaccctGCAACCATCTATGATAAAGCAGCTAAAAAGAAAGAGGAAAAGTAATTTTAGTGTCCAAGAAACACAAACGTTACTAACAGAAATAaaaaagagaagagaagtcaTTTTTTCGAAGCAGCTCAACACCACAATTAACGAAATGAAGCGCAAAGCCTGGGAAGAAATAGCGGAATGTGTGAATGCGCTTGGTGAAGGAGAACAAAGGACAGGAACAGAAGTAAAACGAAGATATCTGGATTGGCGGTCTCTCATAAAGAGGAAAAGCCTGAATTCAGATCTTAAAATAGGAAATTCTGGAATGCACCTACCACTGTCGGATATAGACTCTATCATTGATGATACAGATGACAAGCCAACTGGGTTAACAAATGACTCGAGCTTAGAGTGGAAAAGTGGGCCAGATGTCCGAGAAGCAAATGAGTCTATGACTGAAATCAAAGTTGAAGAAGAAGAACCTGAAAGCTTTGAA GGTCCTAGCTGGAAAAAGAAAATTTCACATCCTTGCTTTGGAATCCAGTTCAACTCCCGTCAAAATAGAATTGTGTATAATCAGACGCCTAGTGAAGAGAAG TTTGAAATGGAAGAAGATGAAATGTTATCAAATGTTTTGCCTGACTCTAGAGAAGAAAATGACCTTCCTGAGGAATTTCCCAGAATCGAAGAGTTTGGCAGCTTAAGCTCTATCTCCAGAATCCCGTATAAAGATTCCCACCTACTTATCAACCTAGAGAAGCAGAAGCTGGAGATGGAAAGGCAACGTTTGAGCATCGAAGCCGAGAGACTACAAGTAGAAAAGGAGAGACTTCAAATTGAAAGAGAGAGATTGCGGCACTTAGACATGGAGCATGAGAGACTCCAGCTTGAGAAAGAGCGTTTGCAGATTGAACGAGAGAAGCTTCGGCTACAAGTCATGCATGCAGAGAAGACCAACCTGGAGAACGATTTTGTGCAAGCAGAAAAGAGTGTTTTGCAGCCCTTCGACATAGAAGCTGAAAAATTAAAACTGGAAAGGGAACACCTTCAGCTAGAAAAGGAGAGGCTTCAGCTCTTAAAGTTCGAGTCTGAGAAGCTTCACATAGAGAAGGAACGCCTGCAAGTCGAGAAAGAACGACTACGAATTCAAAGAGAAGGGCACCTACAATAA